In Cydia pomonella isolate Wapato2018A unplaced genomic scaffold, ilCydPomo1 PGA_scaffold_183, whole genome shotgun sequence, the following are encoded in one genomic region:
- the LOC133533591 gene encoding PDZ domain-containing protein GIPC1-like, with protein sequence MSLFKKKAPKYTAPPLPPVPAEEVPPANGVDNNNGAQKSQLVFHCQQAHGSPLGLISGFSNVKELYQKIAECYDFPAEDILFCTLNTHKVDMKKLLGGQIGLEDFIFAHRKGRPKEIEIVKTEDALGLTITDNGAGYAFIKRMKEGSIVSRIPHIEVGDHIEKLDGLNMVGKRHYEVAKTLKDIPKGTTFTIRLVEPLKSGFNSIGPKTSSARAGKKQNYGSGKETLRFKANGQATIENEHDEKSKAGIEKINSLLESFMGINDTELATQMWDLSEGKTNSMQLAEAIDNSDLQEFGFTDEFIIELWGAITDARSGRLS encoded by the exons ATGTCGTTGTTCAAGAAGAAAGCGCCAAAATACACGGCGCCCCCGCTGCCGCCCGTGCCGGCAGAGGAAGTACCTCCTGCTAATGGAGTCGACAACAACAATGGTGCTCAGAAGTCGCAGCTGGTCTTCCACTGCCAGCAAGCCCATGGCAGCCCCCTTGGACTTATTTCTGGGTTTTCTAATGTCAAAGAATTATACCAGAAAATTGCTGAATGCTACGACTTTCCAGCAGAAGAT ATCCTGTTCTGCACATTGAACACGCATAAAGTAGACATGAAGAAGCTCCTAGGGGGACAAATCGGATTAGAAGATTTTATATTTGCGCATAGAAAAGGTCGTCCCAAAGAAATAGAAATTGTCAAGACAGAGGATGCTCTTGGCCTAACTATTACGGACAACGGTGCCGGATACGCGTTTATCAAGAGAATGAAAGAAGGTTCTATAGTTTCGAGAATACCGCATATAGAG GTCGGTGACCACATTGAAAAACTAGATGGATTAAATATGGTGGGCAAGAGACATTACGAAGTAGCAAAAACATTAAAAGATATCCCTAAAGGCACGACATTTACTATACGACTTGTGGAGCCGCTAAAGAGTGGTTTTAACAGCATTGGACCAAAGACGAGTAGTGCCAGGGCAGGAAAGAAACAAAATTATGGTTCCGGCAAGGAAACACTTAGATTTAAGGCAAACGGTCAGGCCACTATTGAAAATGAG CATGACGAGAAATCGAAAGCGGGCATAGAGAAAATAAACTCTCTGTTGGAATCGTTCATGGGCATCAACGACACCGAGCTGGCTACGCAAATGTGGGACTTATCTGAGGGCAAAACCAACTCTATGCAGTTAGCTGAAGCCATTGACAACAGCGACTTGCAAGAATTCGGGTTTACGGATGAATTCATTATTGAACTTTGGGGGGCCATCACAGATGCTAGATCTGGTAGGCTCAGTTAG
- the LOC133533608 gene encoding LOW QUALITY PROTEIN: GPN-loop GTPase 2-like (The sequence of the model RefSeq protein was modified relative to this genomic sequence to represent the inferred CDS: deleted 1 base in 1 codon): MSLTNIKRFKPVHKYYGQLVLGPPGAGKTTYCCKMSQLLRKFRRKVVIVNLDPANELMSYEPDIDIRQLIVLEEVMDQYNLGPNGALLYCMEFLEQNIDWLLNQIEGENSTNFIFDMPGQVELYCHHKSLSNIFSKLSEQSNLQLCVVHLVDSHHCSDAGKFISALMLSLSAMLKIGLPHINLLTKVDLLKKHMDKLQFGIDFYTDVLDLNYLVDCLDTDAFTKKYKKLNEALVSVIEDYSLVSFQLVDMLKDDSLVKVKNLVDKANGHVFKAEEGRHINSMLACAMGVGETNDIE; the protein is encoded by the exons atgtctttaacaaacattaaGAGATTTAAGCCTGTCCACAAGTATTATGGTCAACTGGTGTTGGGTCCCCCTGGTGCTGGCAAGACAACATATTGTTGTAAAATGTCTCAGTTGTTGCGTAAGTTCAGAAGAAAAGTGGTAATTGTCAACTTAGATCCTGCTAATGAACTTATGTCTTATGAGCCAGATATAGACATCAGACAACTTATAGTCCTTGAAGAAGTTATGGATCAGTACAACTTGGGACCTAATGGAGCATTATTGTATTGCATGGaatttttagaacaaaacataGACTGGCTGTTAAATCAAATTGAAGGAGAAAACTCAACTAATTTCATATTTGACATGCCTGGACAGGTAGAATTGTACTGCCACCATAAAAGTCTATCAAACATATTTTCCAAGCTATCTGAACAAAGTAATCTTCAGTTGTGTGTTGTGCACTTGGTTGATTCCCACCATTGCTCAGACGCAGGAAAATTTATCTCTGCATTAATGTTGTCATTAAGTGCCATGTTGAAAATAGGACTTCCACATATTAATTTGTTAACTAAGGTAGACCTTCTTAAG AAACACATGGATAAATTGCAATTTGGTATAGACTTTTACACTGATGTATTGGATCTGAACTATTTGGTTGATTGTCTTGATACTGATGCATTtactaaaaagtacaaaaagttaaatgaaGCTTTAGTTTCCGTAATTGAAGATTACAGTTTAGTATCATTTCAACTTGTGGACATGTTGAAAGATGATAGTTTAGTCAAAGTGAAGAATTTAGTTGATAAGGCCAATGGGCATGTTTTCAAAGCGGAAGAGGGCAGGCACATAAACAGTATGTTAGCTTGTGCAATGGGAGTTGGTGAAACAAATGATATAGAAtga
- the LOC133533609 gene encoding zinc finger protein 141-like: protein MEFFLRSESEDEAKPFMTTVPIKGEPKCETEDPTGPRAFRPDLCDVHVKVEPLENLDIEVACLTEGTVKKESIIVDAEFEATGDSHIVTSHGSQIEVCITKESCSSPTLDEFVINKNFLKCRICQKILDNNSNLTMHMLTHDIDKSSIKKKRNKNKEVTACKICCMQFTNSRTYSKHMQTHVFEKPFKCEFCEKAFNSKYLLTNHERTHTGEKPFSCDLCDKKFTEKVNLNRHKRSHSGVKPYSCDVCSNSFHL, encoded by the exons ATGGAGTTTTTCCTGCGCTCAGAAAGTGAAGACGAGGCTAAACCTTTTATGACCACTGTGCCGATAAAAGGAGAACCAAAGTGTGAGACCGAGGATCCTACCGGACCAAGGGCTTTCCGTCCAGACCTGTGCGATGTCCATGTCAAGGTTGAACCTTTAGAGAATTTAGACATAGAAG tgGCATGTCTAACAGAGGGGACTGTTAAGAAAGAATCAATAATAGTTGATGCAGAATTTGAAGCTACTGGAGATAGTCATATTGTTACTAGTCATGGCAGCCAGATAGAAGTATGCATCACCAAGGAATCATGCTCAAGTCCAACTCTGGATGAATTTGTTATTAACAAAAACTTTCTTAAATGCAGAATCTGCCAGAAAATATTAGACAATAATTCAAATCTTACTATGCACATGCTTACTCATGATATAGACAAATCTAGCATAAagaaaaaaaggaataaaaataaagaagtgACTGCTTGTAAAATTTGCTGCATGCAGTTTACAAATTCCCGTACTTATTCTAAACACATGCAAACACATGTATTTGAAAAGCCATTTAAATGTGAGTTCTGTGAGAAGGcgtttaattcaaaatatttacttacaaatcaTGAGCGAACTCATACTGGGGAAAAACCTTTTTCTTGTGATCTTTGTGACAAGAAGTTTAcagaaaaagtaaatttaaacagACATAAGAGAAGTCACTCAGGAGTCAAGCCTTACAGCTGTGATGTGTGCTCAAATAGTTTTCACTTGTAA
- the LOC133533607 gene encoding large ribosomal subunit protein eL37, whose amino-acid sequence MTKGTSSFGKRRNKTHTLCRRCGRSSYHIQKSKCAQCGYPAAKLRSYHWSVKAKRRKTTGTGRMRHLKIVRRRFRNGFKEGKPTPKKAVAST is encoded by the exons ATG ACGAAAGGTACGTCAAGTTTCGGAAAGCGCCGGAATAAGACCCACACACTCTGCCGGAGGTGTGGTAGATCCTCGTACCACATCCAGAAATCAAAATGCGCCCAGTGTGGATACCCAGCGGCAAAGCTCCGTTCCT ACCACTGGTCAGTGAAGGCTAAGCGCAGGAAGACCACCGGCACCGGCCGCATGCGCCATCTCAAGATCGTCAGGAGGCGCTTCCGCAACGGCTTCAAGGAGGGCAAGCCCACCCCCAAGAAAGCTGTCGCCTCCACATAG
- the LOC133533610 gene encoding proteasome assembly chaperone 3-like, giving the protein MELLDVMKNLTIKHPEKDSQQLLFKSIAADIDDVPTEVVLAEYTDKTLLILSQYQKIGSMLTVKKDEVHNPLGSSDIYTTNVIFGATGEEQQVAARYLAEAIKITKPLNIFINLKSYDIETLKACVDIVQDLRRDQDDI; this is encoded by the exons ATGGAGCTGCTTGATGTCATGAAGAACTTAACTATCAAACATCCAGAAAAAGACAGTCAACAGTTGCTATTCAAATCAATTGCTGCAGATATTGACGATGTGCCCACGGAAGTAGTTCTTGCCGAGTACACAGATAAAACCTTGCTCATACTATCACAATACCAAAAAATTGGCAGCATGTTAACAGTAAAAAAAGATGAAGTCCATAATCCCCTTGGGAGTAGTGATATTTATACAACAAACGTTATTTTTGGTGCTACAGGAGAGGAGCAACAAGTAGCAGCAAGGTACCTGGCAGAGgccatcaaaataactaaaccaCTGAACATCTTCATCAACCTGAAGTCCTATGATATTGAGACTTTAAAGGCCTGTGTGGATATCGTACAAGACCTTAGGAGGGATCAGG ATGACatctaa